One part of the Engraulis encrasicolus isolate BLACKSEA-1 chromosome 17, IST_EnEncr_1.0, whole genome shotgun sequence genome encodes these proteins:
- the LOC134467803 gene encoding histone acetyltransferase KAT6B-like — MVKLANPLYTEWILEAIQKIKRQKQRPSEERICHAVSTLHGLDKRTVLEQLELAVQDGAVLKVTNKGSASYKDPGLPGRLAATSASAAVAATAVPNNNHGVVKQHTAALQSANTTSTAMTTTTAAVTPAVCTNTITTNTTGTGGGSNGGSNSKGSTLSSLSDLRHIDWNKVLRRAVEGLDDAHGSSLKNMERYLRNQEDLVHVIANPAFQQRLRLAAKRAVSSGRLVKDGPRYQLSGRGGDAKAGVGGTGGAVPAVAVTTTTTTLTMNRAGPLYAPSSPPATITLLPHERDQTRADPIPICSFCLGTKESNRDKRPEDLLSCADCGSSGHPTCLKFSADLTANVKALRWQCIECKTCSSCRIQGKNADEMLFCDSCDRGFHMECCDPPISRMPKGTWVCQVCRPRGGSRMLLHRKADQIRRRYAKPVGRPRKKLKQRMCDLLVGDVSEAAAAVLAAAVAAGSGESPGRAPKICPTATTTTTTTSTPTSSSSSSSSSSAPHPAASTRTRDPRDHPHLPRARPLEALNAAHVTTPPPSSSPTSSSSSVSSSSSSSSSSHTPSPFSATKVSAAFDGTSRSACVTVATTQSQSSSSSSPPPPPPPSSSSAILDITAPSSSSFSSHKRPRGLIDGLSKFFTPSPRGRRSRLDQADQPHQTTPSPPTKHQHHHGVPHQKISHPHVGRPRKNPPQPQHTSSLAHTHSHTHHPHPHPHHPHPPPSHPQGPGACSESFLEFGALASKAAAITTGDVPASLITTTTGMPGFVPTSSSTKCPSSSSSSSSSRSSSPTPSPSPSPSLTRCHSPPPSSPPTHPQTPSPSPSPSPSPPTLPNSGPAPGSPQSSSSQSSAPSLGSLSACGSNQLKGLFDGLSHIFTAQGQSRKKKALPCYAESRRAHRKGQATQAQQQSQMQPQAEHHNQPTPSHHHPQTQHQSHSHSHSHAQFQAHSSVPTSPHFHPHQLALSQASTVGNPPLAALGARKQCSSSSSGGSDAKSRAAEQHLSYHSHHHNHQRHSHSHNHPHPHPSSSSPVSPPRGRPFKAGGRHRHSGYLKSHRSLGRLKCKAEPVTPVEHAPGLSPTPTPTPTPAPALWGVTESPAQANTLSSGRVKPESLDERAAPQRPEDHQQQQHHHLHHHHHHHHHQMAPLQPVAVSREHVTEEDVEIFRRVQELSSQRTGSMNSSDSSGRTPALIEFGKYEIQTWYSSPYPPEYSRLHKLYLCEFCLKYMRSKNILLRHVRKCGWFHPPANEIYRKEHLSVFEVDGNVSKMYCQNLCLLAKLFLDHKTLYYDVEPFLFYVLTRNDQKGCHLVGYFSKEKLSQQQYNVSCIMILPHYQRQGYGRFLIDFSYLLSRREGQAGSPEKPLSDLGRLSYASYWRSVLLEQLHALDQHERERRLSVKGLSRATGMCPHDIAATLHTLSMVDKRNGRFVIVRRDELIRDHMERLRVCPRVNEVDPAYLRWSPTVTLKTAPSEEEREAEMDVEHLTARAGCWVKEEQDSASTTTTTYGGHSHLGTLHHHRPLAKMRSKNPHRPSDHRTSTATITTRSSEDEDSEEEEDEDEEDEEEDEEDDDEEEYDSSPPVLTKAQVMFGAKRKKPIALKKKRGRKRKRINSSVTTETISETTTEVLNEPFENEPSEEEDEEDEEEEERPMPLLERSARLGDMSEEDDNEDDDDDDVEDEEEEDEQRHHPQQQHHHHHHRRRQQHHQQYRDEDLAPASPVAQQPTKKRRGRPRLVKTEEESGSHINEGFDIPIPKRAGNPRLPKRKKGWPKGVKRGPPKWRLKKEGTKSGFKLNLYTPPETPLEADYHIATEEPRLLAVGAAVAAVGQRVSGVGGLGEHNDPPDDEEPPTITEEASEPGTGPGSVETDMDADADADADADADADMDADGDGDGDASRVQSPEPQTPLAEPLVSQRGSPEDSPVRQEEEEEDEEEEEDDDEDEYDEEEQEEEEEEEEKETQMQSVAASPEQQQDEEEEKEVEEEREEEEEEDEDDEKEEEEEKEEQERERPTVDSRQVSPERVDEEEEEEEENENEEEEAGDEEQKCNDLHEKKLEQDQDADDEDDRHKDSSLALAEKKQEEDQEDEEAAEDSSPKQRSDYAPDFIAPSEPSSPAPAPEEEEEAEENTPAIPNNSASPSPASPCSSSPGIPEEPEEEPEATRSNFKPPAESDPEDEEEEEEEEVENHNKNQQGEHSSLQLEEEEEMEERPPPAPSPPITTQEEEEEEEEEEQEDPSSICPETDSETAQAVQALTQEAERQQQHQQQQQHQGDEDDGEGEMYADCSETQEACRSLQTHYAQLERSPAPPTSAQTTAVLDDYSHSERGSPMSSVPSSHPSQSVRSASSPVITILETAGYTQISPEQHGGSNNNNGSNGIGNNGNSNAANTNRDNGTGGSNNNNSGPIPSIPSLAMETSPMMDVPSVSDHSQQVVDSGFSDLGSIESTTENYENPSSYDSSLGTATTGAASGGGGGGGGGAGGPPGSGSGGSSQSSCSFGGMVMGGPGGGPGASSCVVVGQQMVGMMPAAGSLSSPQHCISSVKSPQGCVVVVERPPSNSQHGGGGGSGGGGPHHHHPHHIGHPHTHSYSHPHPHTQHGGGVPHGAQNVGPHGGLHSHTAATHPHAQHALHSHLIQHGQHPQHHQPHPHGHPHAHPHMHTHHPAQHTVHKAPPTHHPHPHSHPHLHLSQGGPPPVQHPGAAAAAGGGRPHGPSPTPPGPSHSAQHTPHHQGGPPSQQQQQQQQQGTLHVPHTGQAQTHPQSHGAHGPHVSSRAQAQQQQQQQQSQQQHSHNQLSHSSTPQTPHRQHHHHHHGASLSHTTQHTPHPPPPPPSSSSSSSSSSSSSQHAHAQRAAAAQHHGQEHGHGHVHGPPHTQLHHHHPTQQQQQQQCGPGPGPGPGCGSLASSFPSPMQLADMAPGQGGGRPRPHPHPHPHPHPHASSHPHSHPAGLSVSSLYERMAAEARAGVGAGAPPPPRGPQGDYSSPYGQPTGSFSLAKLKQLTNTLMDHPPMPFAHGHGHGHGHSTGPPHPISAYASGGPGAEPGHGPGGVGGVGGGGPGPGGGGGGGGGSHLVVGGHGTAPPPAPGGGAGGGGPGGPPQPHAHPTPNITPPPPSMMLQRNMAAVMGITSAAAAAASQRIHQAQVGSAAAGGGAGGGGGGGGSSSGGNSASSSASKSHHAASSRTKSTPLAHHPPPPPSSHHHTHTSHPHGHPHSHPQQQQVTMQAPSSALAAAMPRHHVNMGAVNVNMNLMSAPSAYSAVNSINLNAMNMNSYHAHPHHPHHHRVSQQIMPNGHGYHTNHPHPHPHHHPHPSAAAVYMNQSPQYPMQMGMMTASQSYAAAAQQAAQQAAAAQGPASHHGNVMYSAAAAAAAGHHGYINTGIAKQSLKGPFMRR; from the exons GTCACCCGACGTGCCTGAAGTTCTCGGCCGACCTGACGGCCAACGTCAAGGCCTTGAGGTGGCAGTGCATCGAGTGCAAGACCTGCAGCTCGTGTCGAATACAGGGCAAGAATGCC GACGAGATGCTGTTCTGCGATTCCTGTGATCGGGGTTTCCACATGGAGTGCTGTGATCCTCCCATATCTCGAATGCCAAAAG GAACATGGGTGTGTCAGGTGTGCAGGCCGAGGGGAGGGAGTCGCATGCTGCTGCACCGGAAAGCCGATCAGATCCGCCGACGCTATGCCAAGCCGGTGGGACGGCCACGCAAGAAACTCAAACAGAGAAT gtgcGACCTGCTGGTGGGTGACGTCtccgaggctgctgctgctgtgctggcggcggcggtggcggcaggAAGTGGGGAGTCACCTGGTAGGGCTCCAAAGATCTGTcctacagccaccaccaccaccaccaccacttccacacccacctcctcctcctcctcctcctcctcatcatctgctCCCCACCCTGCCGCATCCACCAGGACCAGGGACCCTAGggaccacccccacctccccagaGCCAGACCCCTAGAGGCCCTTAATGCCGCACACGttaccacccctcccccatcctcctcccccacctcctcctcctcttccgtttcctcctcctcctcctcctcttcctcttcccacaCTCCGTCTCCGTTCTCAGCCACCAAAGTCTCTGCTGCCTTCGACGGCACGTCCAGGTCCGCCTGCGTTACTGTGGCGACGACAcaatcacaatcatcatcatcctcctctccacctcctcctcctcctccttcatcgtCGTCCGCCATCTTGGACATCACCGCCCCTtcgtcttcctccttctcctctcacaAGAGACCCCGCGGCCTTATCGACGGCCTGTCCAAGTTCTTTACGCCCTCGCCCAGGGGTCGGAGGTCGCGTCTCGACCAGGCGGACCAGCCCCACCAGACGACACCGTCGCCCCCCAccaaacaccaacaccaccacggtGTCCCCCACCAAAAAATCTCCCACCCGCACGTGGGGCGCCCGCGTAagaaccccccccaaccccaacacacatcatccctcgcgcacacacactcccacacccaTCATCCACATCCGCATCCTcaccacccccatcctcctccttcccaTCCCCAGGGGCCAGGCGCTTGCTCCGAGTCCTTTCTCGAGTTTGGTGCGTTGGCGTCAAAAGCGGCGGCTATCACAACAGGTGACGTTCCCGCCTccctaataacaacaacaacaggtatGCCCGGCTTTGTCCCCACCTCCTCGAGTACCAAGTGCccaagctccagctccagctccagctccagccggAGTTCGAGCCCGACTccgagtccaagtccaagtccgaGCCTCACCCGGTGTCACTCCCCACCTCCGTCCTCTCCTCCTACCCACCCCCAGacgcccagccccagccccagcccctctcCGAGCCCCCCGACGCTGCCCAACAGCGGGCCTGCCCCCGGCTCCCCGCAGAGCTCGTCCAGCCAGTCCAGCGCCCCCTCCCTCGGCAGCCTGTCGGCCTGCGGCAGCAACCAGCTCAAGGGCCTGTTTGACGGACTCTCCCACATCTTCACCGCTCAGGGACAGTCGCGCAAGAAGAAGGCGCTGCCATGCTACGCCGAGTCCCGGCGGGCTCACCGCAAGGGCCAGGCCACCCAAGCCCAACAACAATCCCAGATGCAACCCCAAGCCGAGCACCACAATCAGCCCACCCCATCGCACCATCATCCACAGACCCAGCATCAGTCCCACTCCCACTCTCACTCCCATGCCCAGTTCCAGGCTCATTCCTCGGTGCCCACGTCGCCCCACTTCCACCCCCACCAGCTAGCGCTTTCCCAGGCATCAACAGTAGGGAACCCGCCCCTGGCAGCATTAGGAGCCAGGAaacagtgcagcagcagcagcagcggtggcagcgatgcaaagagcagagcagcagagcaaCACCTCTCCTATCACTCCCATCACCACAACCATCAACGCCACAGTCACAGCCACAATCACCCtcacccccatccctcctcctcctcgcctgtGTCGCCGCCCAGGGGGCGTCCCTTTAAGGCCGGGGGCCGTCACAGACATAGCGGCTACCTTAAAAGTCACCGCTCGCTAGGCAGGTTAAAATGCAAAGCGGAGCCCGTTACGCCCGTAGAGCACGCTCCcggtctctctcccacccccacccccacccccacccccgctccTGCCCTGTGGGGCGTCACGGAAAGCCCGGCACAGGCCAACACACTGAGCAGCGGACGAGTTAAACCAGAGAGCCTCGATG AGAGGGCCGCCCCCCAGAGGCCAGAagatcatcagcagcagcagcaccaccaccttcatcatcaccaccaccaccaccaccatcagatggCCCCGCTGCAGCCTGTGGCGGTGTCCAGGGAGCACGTCACCGAGGAGGATGTGGAGATCTTCAGGCGGGTCCAGGAGCTCTCTTCACAG AGAACGGGGAGTATGAACAGCAGCGACTCCTCTGGTCGAACCCCAGCGCTCATCGAGTTTGGAAAATACGAGATCCAGACGTGGTACTCCTCACCATACCCACCCGAGTACTCCCG GTTGCACAAGCTGTACCTGTGTGAGTTCTGCCTGAAGTACATGCGGAGCAAGAACATCCTGCTGCGGCACGTCAGGAAGTGTGGCTGGTTCCACCCGCCCGCCAACGAGATCTACCGCAAGGAGCACCTCTCCGTCTTCGAG GTTGATGGCAACGTGAGCAAGATGTACTGCCAGAACCTCTGCCTGCTGGCCAAGCTCTTCCTGGACCACAAGACCCTCTATTACGACGTGGAGCCCTTCCTCTTCTACGTGCTCACCAGGAACGACCAGAAAGGCTGCCACCTCGTCGGCTACTTCTCAAAG gaGAAGTTGAGTCAGCAGCAGTACAATGTGTCGTGCATCATGATCCTCCCCCACTACCAGAGGCAGGGCTACGGACGCTTCCTCATCGATTTCA gctaCCTGCTGTCGCGGCGTGAGGGCCAGGCGGGCTCCCCGGAGAAGCCTCTGTCTGATCTGGGCCGGCTGTCCTACGCCTCGTACTGGCGCAGCGTCCTCCTGGAGCAGCTGCACGCACTGGACCAGCACGAGAGGGAGCGGCGGCTGAGCGTCAAGGGCCTCAGCAGAGCCACGGGCATGTGTCCACACGACATCgcagccaccctgcacacactcAGCATGGTGGACAAGCGCAACGGCAG gtttgtgaTTGTGCGGAGAGACGAGCTGATCCGTGACCACATGGAGAGGCTGAGGGTCTGCCCACGGGTCAACGAGGTCGACCCCGCCTACCTGCGCTGGTCGCCCACGGTTACGCTCAAGACCGCCCCctcggaagaggagagggaggctgaGATGGAT gtggAGCATCTGACTGCAAGGGCCGGCTGCTGGGTGAAGGAAGAGCAAGACtctgcttccaccaccaccaccacgtacgGCGGCCACAGCCACCTGGGtaccctccaccaccacaggCCCCTGGCCAAGATGCGCAGCAAGAACCCACACCGGCCCTCAGACCACCGCACCTCCacggccaccatcaccacccgtAGCAGCGAAGACGAGgacagtgaagaggaggaggacgaagatgaggaggatgaagaggaagatgaggaggatgacgatgaggaggagtATGACAGCTCCCCGCCCGTTCTCACCAAAGCACAGGTCATGTTCGGGGCCAAGAGAAAG AAACCCATTGCCCTCAAGAAGAAACGCGGCCGCAAGCGCAAGCGCATCAACAGCAGTGTCACCACGGAGACCATATCCGAGACGACGACGGAGGTCCTGAACGAGCCCTTCGAGAACGAGCCCtccgaggaggaggacgaggaggatgaggaagaggaggaaaggccCATGCCATTGCTGGAGCGTTCTGCGCGGCTTGGAGACATGAGCGAGGAAGACGAcaacgaagatgatgatgatgatgatgtggaagatgaggaggaggaggatgagcaaCGGCATCATCcgcaacaacaacatcatcatcatcatcatcggcggcgacagcagcatcatcagcagTATAGAGATGAAGATCTCGCACCTGCGAGTCCCGTCGCACAGCAGCCCACCAAGAAGCGGCGGGGGCGACCGCGACTGGTGAAGACCGAGGAGGAGAGCGGCAGTCACATAAACGAAG GTTTCGACATCCCCATCCCAAAGAGAGCAGGGAACCCCCGTCTGCCCAAGCGCAAGAAGGGCTGGCCGAAGGGGGTGAAGCGCGGCCCGCCAAAATGGCGGCTGAAGAAGGAGGGCACCAAGTCGGGCTTCAAGCTGAACCTGTACACGCCGCCCGAGACGCCCCTGGAGGCTGACTACCACATCGCAACCGAGGAACCACGACTCCTCGCCGTCGGAGCTGCGGTGGCGGCGGTGGGACAGAGGGTCAGCGGAGTTGGAGGACTCGGGGAACACAACGACCCACCGGATGATGAGGAGCCCCCAACGATCACAGAGGAGGCCAGTGAGCCAGGAACTGGTCCAGGGTCAGTGGAGACGGATatggatgctgatgctgatgctgatgcagaTGCTGATGCGGATGCAGACATGGAcgcggatggggatggggatggggatgcaaGCAGGGTCCAGTCACCAGAACCCCAGACCCCGCTAGCTGAGCCCCTTGTCAGCCAAAGGGGGTCACCGGAGGACTCTCCTgtaaggcaggaggaggaggaagaagatgaggaggaggaggaggatgatgacgaGGATGAGTACGATGaagaagaacaggaggaggaggaggaggaggaggagaaggaaacacAGATGCAGTCAGTGGCTGCCTCGCCAGAGCAGCagcaggatgaggaagaagaaaaggaggtagaggaggagcgagaggaggaagaggaggaggatgaagatgatgaaaaagaggaggaggaggaaaaggaggagcaaGAAAGGGAGAGGCCGACGGTAGACTCAAGGCAGGTTTCACCAGAGAgggtggatgaagaggaggaggaggaggaagagaatgagaatgaggaagaggaggctggAGATGAAGAACAAAAGTGCAATGATTTGCACGAGAAAAAGCTCGAGCAAGATCAGGATGCAGACGACGAAGATGACCGTCATAAAGATTCCTCTTTGGCTTTAGCAGAGAAAAAACAGGAAGAGGACCAGGAAGACGAAGAGGCGGCTGAAGACAGCAGTCCAAAGCAGCGCTCTGACTACGCTCCGGACTTCATAGCTCCCAGCGAACCCAGcagccctgctcctgctccagaagaagaagaagaagcagaagaaaacACTCCGGCTATTCCCAACAACTCCGCTTCCCCGTCCCCAGCCTCTCCCTGCAGCAGCAGTCCCGGTATTCCGGAAGAACCGGAGGAAGAGCCTGAAGCTACGAGATCCAACTTCAAGCCTCCTGCGGAGTCCGACcctgaagatgaagaagaggaagaggaagaggaggtggagaaccaTAACAAGAACCAGCAAGGTGAGCACAGTTCCCTgcaactggaggaggaggaggaaatggaggagaggCCGCCCCCTGCACCCAGCCctccaatcacaacacaggaggaggaggaggaggaggaggaggaagagcaggaggatcCTTCGTCCATCTGCCCGGAGACTGACTCTGAGACGGCGCAGGCGGTGCAAGCCCTTACCCAGGAGGCCGAGCGGCAGCagcaacaccagcagcagcagcagcaccaaggAGACGAGGACGATGGCGAGGGCGAGATGTATGCCGACTGCTCCGAGACGCAAGAGGCCTGCCGCAGCCTCCAGACGCACTACGCCCAGCTGGAGCGCAGCCCTGCACCCCCGACCTCTGCGCAGACCACCGCCGTCCTCGACGACTATTCGCACTCGGAGCGCGGGAGCCCCATGTCCTCCGTCCCGTCCTCCCACCCCAGCCAGTCGGTACGCTCGGCCAGCAGTCCGGTCATCACCATCCTAGAAACGGCCGGCTACACCCAGATCAGCCCGGAGCAGCACGGCGGAAGTAACAACAACAACGGTAGTAACGGTATCGGCAATAACGGCAACAGCAATGCCGCTAACACTAACCGGGACAACGGTACCGGcggtagcaacaacaacaacagcgggccgatcccctccatcccctccctcgCCATGGAGACCAGCCCCATGATGGACGTGCCTTCCGTGTCGGACCACTCGCAGCAGGTGGTGGACAGCGGCTTCAGCGACCTGGGCAGCATCGAGAGCACCACGGAGAACTACGAGAACCCCAGCAGCTACGACTCCTCGCTGGGCACGGCGACCACCGGCGCGGCCTCCggaggcggcggtggtggtggtggtggagctggagGACCCCCGGGGAGCGGATCTGGTGGCTCGTCCCAGAGTAGCTGCTCTTTCGGGGGCATGGTCATGGGGGGTCCCGGCGGCGGCCCTGGTGCTAGCAGCTGCGTGGTGGTGGGCCAGCAGATGGTTGGCATGATGCCCGCCGCTGGGAGTCTGAGTTCTCCTCAGCACTGTATTAGCAGCGTCAAGTCTCCGcaggggtgtgtggtggtggtggaaaggcCGCCGAGTAATAGCCAacatggtggcggtggcggtagtggtgggggtgggccacatcatcaccacccccaccatattggacacccacacacacactcctactcgCACCCACATCCTCACACGCAGCACGGTGGTGGTGTCCCTCATGGAGCCCAGAACGTGGGACCACACGGCGGACTGCACAGCCACACGGCGGCCACACACCCCCACGCTCAGCACGCTTTGCACAGTCACCTGATCCAACACGGGCAGCACCCGCAACACCATCAACCACACCCACACGGACatccacatgcacacccacacatgcacacacaccacccagcacaACACACAGTCCACAAGGCACCACCAACAcaccatccacatccacattcgCACCCGCACCTGCACCTGTCCCAAGGGGggcctcccccagtccagcaccCCGGGGCTGCAGCAGCGGCAGGAGGTGGTAGACCCCATGGGCCTAGCCCCACCCCCCCAGGGCCCAGCCACTCCGCTcaacacaccccccaccaccaaggAGGACCTCCAtcccaacagcagcaacaacaacaacaacaagggacTTTGCACGTCCCGCATACAGGACAGGCGCAGACGCATCCGCAGTCCCATGGGGCTCACGGACCACACGTGAGCAGTCGAGCCCAAgcgcagcaacaacagcagcagcagcagtcacagcAGCAGCACTCGCATAATCAGCTATCTCACAGCAGCACACCACAGACGCCCCATcgacaacaccatcaccaccaccatggcgCCAGCCTGAGTCACACGACgcaacacacaccccaccctcctcctcctcctccgtcatcatcatcctcatcgtcatcCTCGTCATCATCGTCCCAACACGCCCATGCCCAACGCGCTGCAGCTGCCCAGCATCACGGCCAggaacacggacacggacacgtgcacgggcctccacacacacagctgcaccaccaccatccaacgcagcagcagcagcagcagcagtgcggccctggccctggccccggCCCCGGCTGCGGCAGCCTTGCCTCCAGCTTCCCCAGCCCCATGCAGCTGGCTGACATGGCCCCTGGGCAGGGCGGAGGACGTCCACgtccacacccacatccacatccacatccacatccacatgcaTCTTCACACCCACACTCGCACCCGGCAGGCCTGAGCGTGAGCAGCCTGTACGAGCGCATGGCGGCTGAGGCGAGGGCCGGGGTGGGGGCTGGCGCTCCGCCTCCTCCCAGAGGACCCCAAGGGGACTACAGCTCCCCCTACGGGCAGCCCACGGGCTCTTTCAGCCTGGCCAAGCTGAAGCAGCTCACGAACACGTTAATGGACCACCCCCCAATGCCGTTCGCACACGGACACGGCCATGGCCACGGCCACAGCACGGGCCCTCCGCACCCCATTAGCGCCTATGCAAGCGGAGGGCCTGGGGCTGAGCCTGGGCACGGGcctggtggtgtggggggtgttgggggtggagGTCCAGGAcccggtgggggtggtggtggaggtggtggttcgCATCTGGTGGTGGGGGGTCATGGCACGGCTCCTCCTCCGGCTcccggtggtggtgctggtggtggtggacccggtggacccccccagccccacGCGCATCCCACACCCAACATCACCCCCCCGCCTCCCTCCATGATGCTGCAGAGGAACATGGCGGCGGTGATGGGCATCACGTCGGCTGCAGCTGCGGCCGCGTCGCAGAGGATCCACCAAGCGCAGGTGGGCAGCGCCGCTGCTGGcggtggagctggaggtggaggtggtggtggtgggagtagcAGTGGAGGTAACTCTGCGTCGTCCTCGGCCAGCAAGAGTCATCACGCGGCCTCCTCCCGCACCAAATCGACCCCGCTAGCGCACCACCcgcctcccccaccctcctcgcACCACCACACGCACACCTCTCACCCTCACGGCCACCCGCACTCTCACCCGCAGCAGCAACAGGTGACCATGCAGGCGCCCAGCAGTGCCCTGGCCGCGGCCATGCCGCGTCACCACGTCAACATGGGCGCCGTCAACGTCAACATGAACCTCATGTCCGCCCCGTCCGCCTACAGCGCCGTCAACTCCATCAACCTCAACGCCATGAACATGAACAGCTACCACGcgcacccccaccaccctcaccaccaccgcgTCAGCCAGCAGATCATGCCCAACGGCCACGGTTACCACACaaaccacccgcacccccaccctcaccaccatCCGCACCCGTCGGCTGCGGCGGTCTACATGAACCAGTCTCCGCAGTACCCTATGCAGATGGGCATGATGACTGCCAGCCAGTCGTACGCAGCCGCGGCGCAGCAGGCAGCCCAGCAGGCAGCCGCCGCGCAGGGGCCCGCGTCGCACCACGGCAACGTTATGTACTCCGCTGCGGCAGCCGCCGCCGCCGGTCACCACGGTTACATCAACACGGGCATCGCCAAACAGTCGCTCAAGGGACCTTTCATGAGGCGGTAG